In Cydia pomonella isolate Wapato2018A chromosome 1, ilCydPomo1, whole genome shotgun sequence, one genomic interval encodes:
- the LOC133529322 gene encoding LIM/homeobox protein Lhx9-like, which yields MNSYFAVYQNPDAKDLKQKTGLSKIVLQVWFQNARAKWRRNIMRQETNPTPHSIQPPTLMLELQTLDENAHHPVPFTDMY from the exons ATGAACTCCTACTTCGCGGTGTACCAGAATCCGGACGCCAAGGATTTGAAGCAGAAAACTGGATTGTCTAAAATAGTGCTTCAG GTCTGGTTCCAGAACGCCCGCGCCAAATGGCGTCGCAACATAATGCGGCAAGAAACCAACCCCACCCCCCACTCCATCCAACCCCCCACACTCATGCTGGAGCTGCAGACCCTGGACGAGAACGCCCACCATCCTGTGCCCTTCACCGACATGTACTAA
- the LOC133529316 gene encoding LIM/homeobox protein Lhx2-like, giving the protein MKSYFAVNQNPDAKDLKQLAQKTGLSKRVLKVYLYTYRHTESQRYKSEKDTSFKHYQLRGMKSYFAVNQNPDAKNLKQLAQKTGLSKRVLKVYLYTHRHIESEKSVRVRQTPTSSNTRHTESERCKSGTDTSFKHHQLRGMKSYFAVNQNPLQRI; this is encoded by the exons ATGAAGTCCTACTTCGCGGTCAACCAGAATCCGGACGCCAAGGATTTGAAGCAGTTGGCGCAGAAGACGGGGCTTTCCAAGAGGGTGTTAAAGGTATACTTGTACACTTACAGACATACTGAGAGCCAGAGGTATAAGAGTGAGAAAGACACCAGCTTCAAGCACTACCAGCTGCGCGGCATGAAGTCCTACTTCGCCGTCAACCAGAATCCGGACGCGAAGAATTTGAAGCAGTTGGCGCAGAAGACGGGGCTTTCCAAGAGGGTGTTAAAGGTATACTTGTACACTCACAGACATATTGAGAGCGAGAAGTCCGTAAGAGTGAGACAGACACCAACTTCAAGTAACACCAG ACATACTGAGAGCGAGAGGTGTAAGAGTGGGACAGACACCAGCTTCAAGCACCACCAGCTGCGCGGCATGAAGTCCTACTTCGCGGTCAACCAGAACCCGCTGCAAAGGATTTGA